Proteins encoded within one genomic window of Flavobacterium sp. NG2:
- a CDS encoding DUF1599 domain-containing protein, whose amino-acid sequence MKNTSQEYDSVMAICRDLFNNKMKDYGSAWRILRLPSLTDQIFIKAQRIRSLQENEVRKVDEDETSEFIGIINYSIMALIQLELGVVDQPDLNLEQATQLYDAKATLTKELMEAKNHDYGEAWRDMRVSSLTDLILQKLLRVKQIEDNKGKTLVSEGIDANYQDMINYSVFALILMGFKK is encoded by the coding sequence ATGAAGAATACTTCTCAAGAATACGATTCGGTTATGGCAATTTGCCGTGACTTATTCAACAATAAAATGAAAGATTATGGAAGTGCATGGCGTATTTTACGTTTGCCTTCATTAACCGATCAAATATTCATCAAAGCACAGCGCATTCGAAGCTTACAAGAAAACGAAGTCCGTAAAGTTGACGAGGACGAAACTAGCGAATTCATCGGAATTATTAACTATTCCATCATGGCTTTAATTCAGTTAGAATTAGGTGTAGTCGATCAACCTGATTTAAACCTTGAACAAGCAACCCAATTGTATGATGCAAAAGCTACGCTAACAAAAGAACTAATGGAAGCAAAAAATCACGATTATGGTGAAGCTTGGCGTGATATGCGTGTAAGTTCCTTAACCGATTTGATTTTACAAAAACTTCTTAGAGTAAAACAAATTGAAGACAACAAAGGAAAAACATTAGTTTCTGAAGGTATTGATGCCAATTATCAAGATATGATAAACTACTCTGTTTTCGCATTAATTTTAATGGGTTTCAAAAAATAA
- the folP gene encoding dihydropteroate synthase, translated as MTINCKGHLIDLEIPKVMGILNVTPNSFFDGGKYKNESEILSQVEKMLSDGATFIDVGAYSSKPNAEFVSESEEIDRIVPVIDLILNRFPDAFLSIDTFRSEVAKIAIENGAAIINDVSAGKLDDKMFETVAKYNVPYIMMHMRGTPQTMQTMTEYEDIVKEMLFYFSERVSMARSFGINDLIIDTGFGFAKTLAQNYEVLRKLELFQMLDLPILTGVSRKSMIYKLLENSPAEALNGTTVLNTIALTKGAKILRVHDVKEAFEAIQIWNQFVD; from the coding sequence ATGACAATAAACTGTAAAGGACACTTAATTGATTTAGAGATTCCAAAAGTAATGGGAATTTTGAATGTTACGCCCAATTCATTTTTTGATGGAGGGAAATACAAGAACGAATCAGAAATACTTTCCCAAGTCGAAAAAATGCTGAGTGATGGTGCTACATTTATTGATGTTGGGGCTTATTCTAGTAAACCTAATGCTGAGTTTGTTTCGGAATCGGAAGAAATTGATCGTATCGTTCCAGTTATTGATTTGATATTGAATAGGTTTCCAGATGCATTTCTTTCAATAGATACTTTTAGAAGCGAAGTAGCAAAGATTGCAATCGAAAATGGTGCTGCCATTATTAATGATGTATCGGCTGGAAAGTTAGATGATAAGATGTTTGAAACCGTTGCGAAGTACAATGTTCCTTATATCATGATGCATATGCGGGGTACGCCACAAACGATGCAAACTATGACTGAATACGAGGATATTGTCAAAGAAATGTTGTTCTATTTCTCTGAACGTGTTAGTATGGCTCGTAGTTTTGGGATTAATGATTTAATTATTGATACTGGATTTGGTTTCGCTAAAACATTGGCACAAAATTATGAGGTGCTTCGAAAATTAGAGCTGTTTCAAATGCTTGATTTGCCTATCCTAACAGGTGTTTCCAGAAAATCCATGATTTACAAACTATTAGAAAATAGTCCAGCAGAAGCATTGAATGGAACAACGGTGTTGAATACCATAGCTTTAACAAAAGGAGCTAAAATACTAAGAGTTCACGATGTGAAAGAAGCCTTCGAGGCTATTCAAATATGGAATCAATTTGTGGATTAA
- the fahA gene encoding fumarylacetoacetase: MPIFANDTKRKSWLSVSENSDFPIQNIPFGVFLTKENIVTVGTRIGDYAIDLGALQQMNYFSGIDLTDDMFMQDTLNDFISDGKKTWRLVRNRIADIFDEKNPKLRDNEKHKDIVIFNIADVEMQLPVLIGDYTDFYSSKEHATNVGTMIRDAENALLPNWLHIPVGYHGRSSTIIPSGIPVHRPIGQTLPHGENSPVFGPSRCVDFELETAFITTDANIMGEMIPINEAEDYIFGMVILNDWSTRDIQKWEYMPLGPFLSKNFATSISPWIVTMDALEPFRTASPKQNPSPLPYLQQKGKHSFDIQLEVAIQPEDNETPTIVTKSNFKHLYWTMNQQLTHHTSNGCRVNSGDMMGSGTISGPTKESYGSMLELTWGGKEPIKLNDGSERKFINDNDTVIMTGFCKNSQVRIGFGEVSSKLLPPFVRK; the protein is encoded by the coding sequence ATGCCAATATTCGCTAACGATACTAAAAGAAAATCTTGGTTGTCAGTTTCTGAAAACAGTGATTTTCCAATTCAAAACATTCCTTTCGGCGTTTTCTTAACAAAAGAAAACATTGTTACCGTTGGAACTAGAATTGGTGATTACGCTATAGATTTAGGAGCTTTACAGCAAATGAATTACTTTTCAGGCATTGATTTGACTGATGACATGTTCATGCAGGATACTTTGAATGATTTTATTTCTGATGGAAAAAAAACTTGGCGATTAGTTCGCAATCGTATTGCTGATATTTTTGACGAAAAAAACCCAAAATTACGTGATAATGAAAAACACAAAGACATTGTCATCTTTAATATAGCGGATGTTGAAATGCAGCTTCCTGTTTTAATTGGAGACTATACTGATTTCTACTCAAGCAAAGAGCATGCAACCAATGTTGGAACTATGATACGCGATGCTGAGAATGCACTTTTACCTAATTGGCTTCATATTCCTGTAGGTTATCACGGCAGAAGTTCAACTATTATCCCTTCAGGTATTCCTGTTCACAGACCTATAGGACAAACTTTACCACATGGTGAAAACTCTCCTGTTTTCGGACCATCACGATGTGTGGATTTTGAATTAGAAACCGCTTTTATTACTACCGATGCAAATATTATGGGAGAAATGATTCCTATAAATGAGGCTGAAGATTACATTTTCGGAATGGTGATACTAAATGATTGGAGTACTAGAGATATTCAAAAATGGGAATACATGCCATTAGGCCCCTTTTTATCTAAGAATTTTGCTACTTCTATTTCTCCTTGGATTGTGACTATGGATGCGCTAGAACCTTTTAGAACCGCTAGTCCAAAACAAAATCCAAGTCCACTACCTTATTTGCAACAAAAAGGAAAACACTCCTTCGACATTCAACTTGAAGTAGCTATCCAACCTGAAGATAATGAAACACCTACAATAGTTACCAAATCCAATTTCAAACACCTGTATTGGACGATGAATCAACAACTAACACACCACACCTCAAATGGATGTAGAGTGAACTCAGGTGACATGATGGGCTCTGGAACCATTTCTGGTCCTACAAAAGAAAGCTATGGCTCAATGTTAGAGTTAACTTGGGGCGGAAAAGAACCAATAAAATTAAACGACGGTTCAGAACGCAAATTTATTAACGATAACGATACGGTAATTATGACAGGATTTTGTAAAAATAGTCAAGTAAGAATCGGATTTGGAGAAGTTTCATCTAAATTACTTCCACCTTTTGTTAGAAAATAA